One Methanocaldococcus sp. genomic window carries:
- a CDS encoding tRNA (cytidine(56)-2'-O)-methyltransferase has product MVVEVLRLGHREDRDKRISTHVALTARALGADKIIFTVDDKDVESSVKKVVENWGGDFKFTVEKNWRRYIREFKNRGIVVHLTMYGANVNEIMPEIRKLSKDKDILVIVGAEKVPKDVYELADYNISIGNQPHSEVAALAIFLDRLFEGKTLYRDFENAKIKIIPSNDRKVVLRNK; this is encoded by the coding sequence ATGGTTGTTGAGGTTTTAAGATTAGGACATAGAGAAGATAGAGATAAGAGGATATCTACACATGTTGCCTTAACTGCAAGAGCTTTGGGGGCTGATAAAATAATATTTACAGTTGATGATAAAGATGTTGAAAGTAGTGTTAAAAAAGTCGTTGAAAATTGGGGTGGTGATTTTAAATTTACTGTTGAAAAGAATTGGAGAAGATATATTAGAGAATTTAAAAATAGAGGAATTGTTGTTCATCTAACTATGTATGGGGCTAATGTTAATGAGATAATGCCAGAAATTAGAAAGTTGAGTAAAGATAAAGATATATTAGTTATAGTTGGTGCAGAAAAAGTTCCAAAGGATGTTTATGAGTTGGCAGATTACAATATATCTATTGGCAATCAACCTCATTCTGAAGTAGCCGCTTTAGCAATTTTCTTAGATAGACTATTTGAAGGTAAAACACTTTATAGAGATTTTGAAAATGCAAAAATAAAAATTATTCCATCCAATGACAGAAAGGTAGTGTTAAGAAATAAATAA
- a CDS encoding zinc ribbon domain-containing protein, protein MVETVKLSKTVVLKSRPLTRTKIKIIIENTIGVYKEILTNALDFGLKNNTKGHIKIRKGIYEEIKNKYPKLPTHYIYTASQDASTRIKSFISIKKRGRAYTKIPKIKRASLWLDDILFNYKDFKTNIEKLFSMDKKGKRTLNLRLSTPNGRIVIPLKPHKLFFKLINEGWKIKAGFKLILNKVDGTVKVLIPLEKEITINDNYKAVYALDFNLDNITYGNFENIEMIKTNLGKLTEKYSNIAIKIQEKFSFKGIHKQEKPLKRKGIILLKKFGRRLKNIREDKLKKLANKISKELKEKDAVLIIEDLSSYFNQNIAKNSFKNLKHKLHNISAKKFLNYLKNKCLEFGVKVVEVNPSYTSILCPNCGNRLSQLYKLSDEEALPSRLMYCFDCGFYADRDVTAVFNLISSARSPMNLQQREWYSR, encoded by the coding sequence ATGGTAGAAACGGTTAAACTATCAAAAACTGTAGTATTGAAAAGCAGACCATTAACGAGAACAAAAATAAAAATAATAATAGAGAATACTATAGGGGTTTATAAAGAAATTTTAACGAATGCCTTAGATTTTGGATTAAAAAATAATACAAAAGGGCATATAAAGATTAGGAAAGGAATATATGAAGAAATAAAAAACAAATATCCGAAATTACCTACCCACTACATATATACAGCTTCACAAGACGCATCCACAAGGATAAAAAGCTTTATATCCATAAAAAAGAGAGGAAGAGCATATACAAAAATTCCTAAAATTAAAAGGGCATCTTTATGGTTAGATGATATTTTATTCAACTACAAAGATTTTAAAACCAATATAGAAAAACTATTCTCGATGGATAAAAAAGGAAAGAGGACATTAAATTTAAGATTATCTACACCGAATGGTAGAATAGTTATTCCTCTAAAACCACATAAACTATTTTTTAAACTGATAAATGAAGGTTGGAAAATAAAAGCTGGCTTTAAACTGATATTGAATAAAGTGGATGGGACAGTAAAGGTTTTAATCCCGTTAGAGAAAGAGATAACAATTAATGATAATTATAAAGCTGTTTATGCGTTAGATTTTAATTTGGACAATATAACTTATGGTAATTTCGAAAATATAGAAATGATAAAAACCAATTTAGGAAAATTAACCGAAAAATACTCTAATATAGCAATTAAAATCCAAGAGAAATTCTCATTTAAAGGAATACATAAGCAAGAAAAACCGTTAAAGAGGAAAGGCATAATTTTGCTTAAAAAATTCGGTAGGAGATTAAAAAATATCAGAGAAGATAAGTTAAAAAAGTTAGCCAACAAAATATCTAAAGAACTTAAAGAAAAAGATGCAGTTTTAATTATCGAGGATTTATCCTCTTATTTTAACCAAAATATTGCTAAAAACTCATTTAAAAATCTAAAACATAAACTACACAACATCTCTGCTAAAAAATTCTTAAACTATCTTAAAAATAAGTGCTTAGAATTCGGTGTTAAAGTTGTTGAGGTAAATCCTTCCTACACCTCTATATTATGCCCAAACTGTGGAAATAGATTATCTCAACTGTATAAATTATCCGATGAGGAGGCTCTGCCTTCGAGGTTAATGTATTGCTTCGATTGTGGTTTTTATGCCGATAGAGATGTTACTGCTGTCTTTAATTTAATAAGTTCAGCCCGAAGTCCAATGAACCTACAGCAGAGGGAATGGTATTCCCGATGA